Within Desulfobacter sp., the genomic segment AAGAGCTTTTCATGGTGATTTTCAGATACGATGATGGCATTGAATGTATCTGCTGCCCGGTCAAAGCCCTCATCCTGTGCTTCCCTGGCAAACCGGGCGTACATGTCGTTACTGACGTAATGCTCCAGCTCCGCCGATGAAATGAGGTTGGCATGGGTGTCTTTGATCACCCCGGCCGGAAAAGACCAGTTTACGGGAAGATGTCCCCCGTTGAAAAACTTGAAAAACCGCAGGGCGTGTTCATACTCCTGGTCTGCAGTTTCCCTGAACAATTTGGCAACCTGGATAAATCCCTCGTCCCTGGCCCTGGCCGCAAAAAAATCATAACGGGTCCTTGCCTGGGCCTCCGCCGCAAATGAGGCGTGGAGGTTGAGGGCGGTTTGGCTCTCCCTGAATTTACCCATGGGCACCCCGCTACTCTTCGATTTCAATGGCATCGGCCCCGCATTCCGCTGCGGCCCGGCGAACCACCTCCTTGAGATGGTCGGGAATGGGATCTATTTTTACCTTGGAAAGCAGATCGTCTTCATCATACTCAAATACTTCAGGACAAAGGTCGTTGCAGTTTCTG encodes:
- a CDS encoding rubrerythrin family protein produces the protein MGKFRESQTALNLHASFAAEAQARTRYDFFAARARDEGFIQVAKLFRETADQEYEHALRFFKFFNGGHLPVNWSFPAGVIKDTHANLISSAELEHYVSNDMYARFAREAQDEGFDRAADTFNAIIVSENHHEKLFLHLADNIAQGRSFSREEEKTWRCLSCGYIHTGKTAPDKCPACVKPSGYFEILCENY
- a CDS encoding ferredoxin gives rise to the protein MKVTITKNCMGDRNCNDLCPEVFEYDEDDLLSKVKIDPIPDHLKEVVRRAAAECGADAIEIEE